In the genome of Gemmatimonadota bacterium, one region contains:
- a CDS encoding DMT family transporter, with product MNPEAPVPATPAEATAPAPAPIHTDLGLLLMVGIWGINFSVIKVALAELSPLAFNALRFPFASLLVYAVLRRRGPIPLPAAADRRAVLAMGLVGNVIYQLFFVQGMDRTRAGNASLLLAGAPIVTALLSAALGHERLAARTWAGVAATVLGIGFVVRGGAADPSFGMRTLVGDLLMVGASLAWAAYTVGARGLIARHGPLAVTAWTLWIGTAALFLLGAPDLLRLDWGAVSARAWASVMYAGMLGIGLAYLLWYRGVRYIGNTRTATYGNLVPIVAILVAWAWLGEVPTAWQAVGAAVIIGGVTLVRRP from the coding sequence GCGCCCATTCATACCGACCTGGGGCTGCTGCTCATGGTCGGGATTTGGGGCATCAACTTCTCCGTGATCAAGGTAGCGCTCGCGGAACTGTCGCCCCTGGCCTTCAACGCCCTGCGCTTCCCGTTCGCCTCCCTGCTCGTGTACGCCGTGCTGCGGCGCCGCGGGCCCATCCCGCTCCCTGCCGCCGCCGACCGCCGTGCCGTGCTCGCCATGGGCCTGGTTGGAAACGTGATCTACCAGCTCTTCTTTGTGCAGGGTATGGACCGCACGCGGGCGGGCAACGCGAGCCTGCTCCTCGCCGGCGCTCCTATCGTCACCGCGCTCCTCTCGGCGGCGCTCGGCCACGAGCGGCTGGCGGCGCGCACCTGGGCCGGTGTCGCGGCCACTGTGCTGGGTATTGGATTCGTCGTGCGCGGCGGCGCGGCCGATCCCAGCTTCGGAATGCGCACGCTGGTCGGCGACCTGCTCATGGTGGGCGCTTCGCTGGCCTGGGCGGCCTACACGGTTGGCGCGCGCGGGCTGATCGCCCGACACGGGCCGCTGGCGGTCACAGCCTGGACCCTCTGGATCGGCACCGCAGCCCTGTTCCTGCTGGGCGCGCCAGACCTGCTCCGGCTGGATTGGGGAGCTGTCTCCGCCCGCGCCTGGGCCAGTGTGATGTATGCCGGGATGCTGGGCATCGGCCTGGCTTACCTGCTCTGGTATCGCGGCGTGCGCTACATCGGCAATACGCGCACCGCGACCTACGGCAACCTGGTGCCGATTGTGGCCATCCTGGTGGCCTGGGCCTGGCTGGGCGAAGTGCCGACGGCCTGGCAGGCGGTGGGGGCGGCAGTGATTATCGGCGGCGTCACGCTGGTGAGGCGGCCGTGA